gcgcgagtcggactctcacacaaagggttccgtactatcgcacaagatattttaacattttatgtgcaacactgtaAGATAAtaacaacagcgccatctatatgtgatttgataaattaaaatcgAATTGCTCAGAGACAAAAACAACCGCGCATTCAAAGCTATATCCAAACTTAACTCTTACTTCGGATCAATTCGGACACAATGACCAGGGCTACCttgataaattataaaaaaccggtcaagcgcgagtcggactcgcacacgaagggttccgtactacacaagatattttaacatgtTTATGTGCAAgataatgacaacagcgccatctatatgtgatttgataaattaaaattaatgcaTCAAGtcacatattatatacatacatacacataaGTATTGGAGTAAAATATCCTTTATTTCTACTTCATGGGTGTTTCAATTttcatgtaagtatattatatgttCTATAACGGGACTATTAAGAAATTATACAATTGTTATTAGTTGttatttaaatactttattCAACTTAAgacttaatatatttttgaacattatacctacatagtttcATTTCAATAGAGACCACTTGAGTTGTTCCTTGGCAGATTGCAGGACCTGAAAAGTACGGAATTCAAATATAagttatatacttaggtatcagtacgcgaaagtgtgtttgtttgttggtttgtccttccatcacgtcgcaacggtgcaaggaattgacgtgattttttgtatgggcatagataaaaacctggagtgacaggctactttttatcccagaaaatcaaagagttcccacgggattttaaaaaacctaattccacgcggaagaagtcgcgggcatcaactagtatccCATAATATTAgacgagtcgctggattcaggcggcgcaagaccgtggcgtgtggaagtccctacaggagaccgaggtccagcagtggacgtctatcggttgatgatgatgatgatagcacaTAACATatagtacgacaaggctcttttgggcACTTGGATGACATGgacaggggggcgtagttgtagaacaaaggctgccagataataaaatctcaattttagggaatatattaaaaatgtcaatttTGAAAATGGAGTaggttttatcttttttttattttttattcagatacaagttcgcccttgactgcaatctcacctggtggtaagtgatgatgcagtctaagatgatagcggactaacctggtaggggtatggcagtttttaataaacccatgcccctttggtttctacacagcatcgtaccggaacgctaaatcgcttggcggtagggtggtaaccagccacggccgaagcctcccaccagaccagaccagaaatttagaaattataaaattccaaacccctgccaggaatcgagcccgggacctcccactattaagaccacagcgctcaccactgcgccagggaggtcgtcaaaattgactaattttaactgaatgagaaattgggaaAACGCGCAGGTATATCGTCGTAACATATATAAATTCTAGTACTATataatacgcggcagaaaataatgtacatcgacctttagaaggagataacagatttgtaaagcaatgtctctgtcgttgagaccaacaaaacgtcatataggtacgagtgacagagacaacgctctacaaaaccgaaaagtcattctaaaggccgatgtacattactttctgccgcgtaatgtaaGTAGTTCTCGGAAGATTAATGTATTGATTTGACTTACCGTGAGATAgcaattaaaaaaccggcaaaagtgcgagtcaggctcgcgcaatgagggttccgtactacagtcgtattttttcgacattttgcacaataattcaaaaactatgatgcataaaaatctgttttagaatgtacaggtgaagacctttcatatgataccccacttgatatagttatctcacttcgaaagttgaaaatactaattattacttcgcatgaccacaatttaattttttttgtgtgatctaaccctaaattcacggttttcagattttcccccaaatgtcagctataagacctacctacctgccaaatttcatgattctaggtcaacgggaagtaccctgtaggtttcttgacagacagacgggcagacagacagacagacagacaacaaagtgatcctataagggttccgtttttccttttgaggtacggaccccaaaaagtggtgatagcctaaaatggttaagacgtccgactcctattcggaaggtcgggggttcgatcccgggcacgcactgcCAACTTTCGAacttgtgtgcgttttaagcaattaaatatcacttgctataacggtgaaggaaaacctgcatgcctgagagttgtccatgttctcaaaggtgtgtgaagtctgccaatccgcacttggccagcgtggtcgactattgccaaacccttctcattctgagaagagacccgtggttagtagtgggccggcgatgggttgattataatGAGTTTGCACTGACGAATCATTTAGGTTAGGCAAAGGTTCTATCAACatcggttcagtagttacacgactccaaaaaaaaaaccggccaagtgcgagtcaggctcgcgcaatgagggttccgtaccgcagtcgtattttttcgacattttgcacgataattcaaaaactatatgatgcataaaaatctgttttagaatgtacaggtgaagacctttcatatgataccccacttgatatagtcactcacttcgaaagttgaaaatactaattattagttcatgaccacaatttaatctttttgtgtgatctaaccctaaattcacggttttcagatttttccccaaatgttagatataagatctacctacctgccaaatttcatgattctaggtcaacgggaagtaccctgtaggtttcctgacagacagacggacagacagacaacaaagtgatcctataagggttccgtttttccttttgaggtacggaaccctaaaaaagaagtgTACTTAATGTTTTTAGGAACCTcgaaatacagtgcgacaaggctatcttggcgcgtggcgaaaatcggaactaacgttgccgtcttTGTTcatgtttgaatattctaagcctttgttctccaacagcgcccccctgtcaatgtcattcaagtgccaagagaaccTTGTCACACTGGAAATAACAAATGtcgacctccctgacgcagtggtaagcactgtggtcttattagcgggacgtcccgggttcgattcctggcaagggtttggaattttatgatttctaagtttctggtctggtgggagacttcggcttccggtacgatgtcacgctcaaattgtcagatcaatgaaatgcacccttttctgcatctaattaacttcCCTTGTCtcaatctgacgcgctcgagtaaatcccaaaatcccctcttgggctcaACTACCACATAGGTTAGTaatttagtaagtaaataataaaaaaatgacatGCAAAAGGTTGGttatagaaaataaaataaaaataaaataaaccaaaaataatatattatctgtaCAATAATCTATATAAACAAATAGTTAAAGAACTAAACTAACAATAGGTGTAGGTACTACTTTAagtaaaatgtaattttattagaCTTTTCCCCTTTTCcttgattttttgaaaattaataattgttattcatTATGTTGTATATTGCCTGAAATATAGAATTAATTTGATAAATTCAGTGAgataataaattgttttagttaagttagtgaaaacatataaaataaatgaatataagAAAAtgcgtacctattaatattgtgcagttaaaatgaaataaaaaaaaattaaaatattttaaaaatttattacaaaatttgaaataaaaaatataagtaataaaagtgtaacatttacaaaaaaaggtaacaataatataaaacgtaatacatttgtaaaaaattaaatacttcttaaaatattatgtaattttttttgtattggtgATTTGATGGATAAcaagaaataatattaattgttaagataatataaatagaaatagacatttgaattaataaaaacatttacatgATGAGTATGAGTACACGATGACATtgcaatattaatgaaattagataatttagaaataattttgcacgccatgtttggcaggatatgtaactgattacctaacttttaagaccccatgtaaataatatacatgtacctaccatatctgagcaaaataaataaatgattatgattattatgattataagTTTTGTTGTATTATATTCGTTAATAATAActacaaataatataatattggtatggcacacatttataattataatatttattatgcacCTAGTTGACCCCTTTGCACGCTATACCATAGGAAAATATGGAtgtgttatattataatacaaaatatgtaattttcttatgaaatgttttgaatgataatgaaatCCAAATTAAAATGCACTGAGAaatttaggtattaggtattccGATATTGAAACTGTAACTAAATAGGgaagaaatgaaaatataccaatatgataatattatgatgtacatATTGCAAGTATTGTATAGAGACAATTGTCCTTTATTCATAGTCAAATTTTAAGACTTATTGCTTAGGTATTAAGTCTtacttttgtataaaatatgtttttgttcCCATTTAAAAATGACTTTTCGGATCTTTTTAAAATTGACGATGTCAAGAggtcttaaataaaaatattttgcaatcgttATCAAACTTTATGTTCAAGTGTTTAAGGTTTATAATTAACTGCAGTTGTTGATaatataaacgttttttcttgatttcgtaataagaaacaGATCTGTATTGTgtagcagaaaataatgtacatcgactgtTAGAATGAGATTACGGCTTtgttgagcgttgtctctgtcactcatacctacgtgacgttttgtcgttctcaacgacagagacaatgctctacaaaaccgctatctctttctaaaggtcgatgtacattattttctgccgcgtattgtatatGTGTGCAAACCTGGCCTCTTGAGCGATGTAATTTTATTCGTGAGCTgccatctatacctactatcctACATCAATGTTGGACAGACAATAATTGTAactacagggtgtaatcagaacgctagcaaaaacaaagacaggtgatagtactgatgattactgattaccgaaaaaataatataaaaatcctataattttgtaaaagtttacgatatattgcaaataaaacatctgactgacgcaagAGCGCAACGaactttgcgtaagtaggccactcggagacaatgccgcgtcgtaggcggggcatcgacccgagttttgcacgctatacattgcaggtttgaaaaatactaaatcacaaactttaaaatgaggcaaatggttattggtattggattgtgtttagctaGTATAACCTTAAGTTTTCgcttctggttacaacctgtagaTAATGTGATTTAGATTATAAGTAAGATGCTAGACAAGGATGCCCACTAGAAAAGCTACCACACTATTACCAAATGTACCAaatgaaaggttccgtacctaccagCGTACAAGATATAAGAGCCGGATACCggatgagcctcaatagctcaaccggttaaggagtggactgaaaaccgaaaggtggacggttcaaaccccgcccgttgcactattgtcgtacctactcctagctcaagcctgatgcttagttggagaagaaaggggaatattagtcatttaatatggctaatattattattaaaaaaaaaagacattaCGTATTTTGGAATTCGCCATCGTTAAGTTttcgctagcgttctgattacaccctgtatgtacgTACAAAGAAAATCACCAGAAAAGCTTATTAAAGTTGTCCATTACCTGAACTACGGTCTGTTCGCCCAGGGGCACATCCTCAGTGCGTAGGGCGGCTCTGCCCACTATGGAGGTTGGGTCGGAGTCCAGGATGATGCTGGAAATATAACCATTTCACCATTAGCCAGGGTTTGTTGAGTTTTTCCTTTTTGGTGTTGGTAAAGAACCAAATTTTGCCATAACCaacactagatttcaacatggggttattcaagggggcgcgcccccttgaataacctctggtactgcaaatattcatggacggtggtaatcacttaacatgaggtgacccgcctacttgtttgctcgccatttttattaaaaaaaataaccttaTCTAATTTTGGCCATGACCTACACTAATTTTCATGGCCAAAATTAGTTTAGGTCATGGCCAAAATTGGTCATTCATGGCATAAATTCAATTTTGGCCATTAAATTCGACTGTGGGCctgataagaaagctcagagtcactcagcgggcgatggagatagatatgcttggagtttctagCCAATAGTtgccttctaggcaagcgtgctccaatTTAGAGCTCATCGTTGCTattttaagcatgattgtctTCAAGTtcaaaaaaagctgtgatagccaatagtggttaggacgtccgccttcaaatcggaggtcgggggttctatcccgggcacgcacctctaacttttcggagttatgtgcgttttaattaattaaatatcacttgctttatcggtgaaggaaaacatcgtgaggaaacctgcatgcctgagagttctccataatgttctcaaaggtgtgtgaagtctaccaatccgcacatggccagcgtggtagactatggccaaaactcttctcactctgagaggagactcgtgctctgtagtgagccggcgatgggttgatcatgatgatgatgatgtcttcAAGTGCAATAAAAACTTCACTTTACCAAAATTTTGGCTATGAAATTCGACTGTGAGCAAACCCTCTCATTATGagaagagatccgtgctcagtagtgagtcggcgatgggttaatgatgatgataatgacagtCACTCACCCGCCATCACAGATTTCATCAAACGCCAACATCACAGCATCTAGACTGTCCAGAAGTATGCGCTTCTCTACATTCCTTCTGAGCAGTATACTGACTGACTCGTACAGGGCGTTCAGTACTGACTGCAGGATTAACTGGAatcatgaaaattttaaaattgcaaACAACGATTCATAAAgtagtttgtaagctgtgaccaaaacgtatggaaccctaaaagagcgaggactgactcgcacttggccggttttttaaaataatgaaaaaaaattcaagcaaGTGGGGGAAAagcatgtttttagggttccgtacctcaaaaggaaaaacggaactcttatagaatcactttgtctgtctgtctatctgtctgtctgcctgtcaagaaacctttagggtactcccagttgacctagaatcatgaaatttggcaggaaggtaggtcttatagcagacgtgaggggaaaaatttaaaaaccgtgaatttgtggttgcatcacaagaaaaaaattaaaatgtgttcccAAACAAATAtggctattttcaactttcaaagagATTACTTTAccaagtggcgtatcatatgaaaggtcttcacctgtgcattctaaaacagatttttatttatttttatgcatcatagttttttaattttcgtgcaaaatgtcgaaaaaataagactgtagtatggaacccttattgcgcgagcctgactcgcacttggccggtttttttccttatattatttataataatgaaaaaaatccGAGTAAGTGGgagaaaagaatatttttttatcagtacccttattataaaagcgaaagtgtgtttgtttgttggtttgtccttcaatcacgtcgcaacggagcaacggattaacgtgtttttttgcatgggtgacATAGGCACTTTTTATCTGGGAAaagtcagagttcccacaggattattaaaaaccaaaatccacgcggacgaagccgcggccATCAGATAGTCCTAAtcataatcctactaatattataaatgtgaaagtgtggatgtttggatgtttgttactcaatcatgcaaaaacggctgaacggatttggatgaaatttgaaatggagatagattataccctgcccccctagcatgggcaggagacaaaaaattttatcccccaattatatccactgacgagggataaaatttacttgtccacctctcaaagcacggcaacaggggagaggagaagtttatccctaattcggggacaattttatcctcgacattagacgtgggtttaagtttttcTCTTTCTTCTCTCtcttctcatagaacttaaaaaatcaaaacatgtctcgcggtacctgttgggtttaggttatgtttgggttgtgtttgggttatgtttgggttgtgtttgtgttatgtttgggttgtgtttgggttatgtttggaatatggttgggaaccccaacataaacccaacataggtcccaaataccaattaccattaacccaataaaggtaaaggaaaagatccaaaaaccgaaaagtcccccgttttattcactggataattatatccacccgtgagcccatgctcggagaatGGATAAAGCTGttggaggggataaagattttatcctttccccggggagaaaattatatccccgcccatgctaaccctgctggatggaacacataggctacttttttctgggaaaagtcaaagagttctcacaggattattaaaaacctaaatccatgcggacgaagttgtgggcatcagctagtaaataataaatcaccTCATTCTCGTGTGAGCTTCCTATGACATAGAAGAATAAGTCAACATTACTCTTGTACACACAAGTCATGCCGTCCAGTATTATGATCTCTGCATTGGCCCTggaaatgtataaaaaaaaacaatcatcatcatcatcatgttcaacccatcactggctcactacagaacacgggtctcctctcagagtgagaagggttttgtggattggtagacttcacacacctttgagaacattatggagaatagaatagaatatactttattcaagtaaacttttacaagtggttttgaatcgtcaactagtttcatttactactggttcggaatgccaaaAGAAAATGCCgcagtaccctgtaggtttttgacagacagacagacaacaaagtgatcctatataagggttccgtttttccttttaaggtacagaaccctaaaaaaggttccagctcagcacaatgctgtatgccttgataTCAAGGGTATACAACTTAGTGGCTAGATGCACCCTTTCCATATACAGTGGACACTGGTAATCCGGCTCTGTCTAATCTGGCACCCCCTGTAATCCGACATGAAACTCCTCGCTAATGCACGATTGAACAAGTTATGATTTGTACGCACCACCACTATAATTGTGCTCGACACGTAGGGTTTTGATTCTGATTGCTTAGTTTGAATTTGAAGTTTGAAGAAGATAGCCCTGCAGTCTAGCGTATGTTCATTATTTTGTGTTTATTCATTGTGTATTATGTATTACGT
The window above is part of the Maniola hyperantus chromosome 27, iAphHyp1.2, whole genome shotgun sequence genome. Proteins encoded here:
- the zetaCOP gene encoding coatomer subunit zeta-1 isoform X2 gives rise to the protein MVYTTMEGALFEPTLYIVKGMCILDSDGNRVLAKYYDKNVLPTAKEQKAFEKNLFNKTHRANAEIIILDGMTCVYKSNVDLFFYVIGSSHENELILQSVLNALYESVSILLRRNVEKRILLDSLDAVMLAFDEICDGGIILDSDPTSIVGRAALRTEDVPLGEQTVVQAIYNIMNNNY
- the zetaCOP gene encoding coatomer subunit zeta-1 isoform X1: MVYTTMEGALFEPTLYIVKGMCILDSDGNRVLAKYYDKNVLPTAKEQKAFEKNLFNKTHRANAEIIILDGMTCVYKSNVDLFFYVIGSSHENELILQSVLNALYESVSILLRRNVEKRILLDSLDAVMLAFDEICDGGIILDSDPTSIVGRAALRTEDVPLGEQTVVQVLQSAKEQLKWSLLK